From the genome of Pseudonocardia sp. EC080619-01:
GCGGACGAGGCGTCCTACTGCGCGGGCACGGAGAACACTCCGAAGCGCGACACTCTCTCGCTTGGGATCTCACCTGCGGCGATGCGCCGTCCGGAGCAACGTCTGCTGCGCCGTTCCGCGAGCGACGGACGGCGGACGGCGACATATCGATCGCCGAACGGCAGCGCGACTCACGCCTCCGACAATTGGCGATAGGCCATCGTGAAACGGCTCGCCGTCAGTGCGTTCGCATCCCGCTCAACGACGTGGCCCGTCTGGAGTAACGGCTCACGGCGAAGAATTACGCCGTCGGTGGTACCCCGACGCGGTGCCACCCGCCCGTGATCGACCCGCGCCCGGCGGTCAGCGTCCGGCGAACGCCGCCAGGAGCCCGTCGGTCAGGGCGGCGCGCTGGTGCTCGGGCACGTCCTCGAGCAGGGTCCGGTCGGACTCGCGCAGCACGGACCTGCCCCAGTGGGTCAGCTCCCGGCCGTACTCGGTGACGTGCAGGCGTGCGGCCCGCCCGCGACCGCCCGGGCCCCGCCGCTCGACCGCGCCCAGCTCCTCGAGCTGCCGCAGCGTGGCCTGCATGCTCTGGGTCGTGATCCCGGACCGCCGGGCGAGTTCGCTGTACGAGTGTCCGGTGTCTCCCGCGAGGTGCCCCAGCGCGGAGAGGTGGCGCATGGACAGGTCCCGGGTGCGCAACGTGTCCTCGACCTGCTCGCGGAGCCGGCGGCCGAGCGCCATGATCAGGAACGTC
Proteins encoded in this window:
- a CDS encoding MarR family winged helix-turn-helix transcriptional regulator, translated to MSEPSESPSAPVAGPAIEPSPTFLIMALGRRLREQVEDTLRTRDLSMRHLSALGHLAGDTGHSYSELARRSGITTQSMQATLRQLEELGAVERRGPGGRGRAARLHVTEYGRELTHWGRSVLRESDRTLLEDVPEHQRAALTDGLLAAFAGR